The following proteins come from a genomic window of Ilumatobacter coccineus YM16-304:
- the cysS gene encoding cysteine--tRNA ligase, with protein MTFTLYDTARRAIVPFEPGEQVLMYTCGITPYDATHLGHAATFIAYDTLQRHLIDKGHTVKCVRNVTDVDDPLFEKARELGVHYLDLAAGEEARFERDMVALNALPVASSPRASSAIPDIRGFIGMVIDRGFAYEAGGSVYFDVSKVESFGSMSQYTEAEMLAYARERGGNVDDPNKRNQLDFVLWHPSAPDEPSWDTLWGPGRPGWHIECSALALRELGTTIDLHGGGADLIFPHHESEKAQSEAATGEPFVKHWMHTALISMDGQKMSKSLGNLVFVDKLRETYDPRAIRLGIVEHHYRTEWEWDEELMPRNDARLQTWRAHATSNPELLDEVRARLDDDLDTPGAFAAIDAAAAAGDGVLEASELLGVPLD; from the coding sequence ATGACCTTCACTCTGTACGACACCGCCCGACGGGCCATCGTCCCCTTCGAGCCGGGCGAACAGGTCCTGATGTACACGTGCGGCATCACGCCGTACGACGCCACGCACCTCGGTCACGCGGCGACGTTCATCGCCTACGACACGCTCCAGCGGCACCTGATCGACAAGGGGCACACGGTCAAGTGCGTGCGCAACGTCACCGACGTCGACGATCCGCTCTTCGAGAAGGCCCGGGAACTCGGCGTGCACTACCTCGACCTCGCCGCCGGCGAAGAGGCTCGCTTCGAGCGCGACATGGTGGCGCTCAACGCACTGCCCGTCGCGTCGTCGCCGCGAGCATCGTCGGCGATCCCCGACATCCGCGGGTTCATCGGCATGGTCATCGATCGTGGGTTCGCGTACGAAGCCGGTGGGTCGGTGTACTTCGACGTGTCGAAGGTCGAGTCGTTCGGTTCGATGAGCCAGTACACCGAAGCCGAGATGCTCGCGTACGCCCGCGAGCGCGGCGGCAACGTCGACGATCCGAACAAGCGCAATCAACTCGACTTCGTGCTGTGGCACCCGTCGGCACCCGACGAACCGTCGTGGGACACGCTGTGGGGCCCGGGCCGACCGGGCTGGCACATCGAGTGCTCGGCGCTCGCGTTGCGCGAGCTCGGTACCACGATCGACCTCCACGGCGGTGGCGCCGACCTGATCTTCCCGCACCACGAGTCGGAGAAGGCCCAGTCGGAAGCCGCCACCGGTGAGCCCTTCGTGAAGCACTGGATGCACACGGCGCTCATCTCGATGGACGGCCAGAAGATGTCGAAGAGCCTCGGCAACCTCGTCTTCGTCGACAAGCTCCGCGAAACGTACGACCCGCGGGCGATTCGCCTCGGCATCGTCGAGCACCACTACCGCACCGAGTGGGAGTGGGACGAAGAACTGATGCCGCGCAACGACGCTCGCCTGCAGACGTGGCGCGCCCACGCCACCTCCAACCCCGAGCTGCTCGACGAAGTGCGGGCCCGCCTCGACGACGACCTCGACACCCCCGGAGCGTTCGCCGCGATCGACGCGGCCGCGGCCGCCGGTGACGGCGTGCTCGAAGCGAGCGAACTCCTCGGCGTCCCGCTCGACTGA
- a CDS encoding lysophospholipid acyltransferase family protein yields the protein MTTYSGAGAAQRRLRAASRPVVRRLWDIEVIGYDRLPETGGAILCPNHISFLDSAFLMLTAPRNISFLGKAEYLDSWSTRFLFPALGMIPVDRSGGRQSVEALDSAAEVLRRGELFGVFPEGTRSRTGALGNGHTGAARLATRTGVPIYPVGITGTDEIQAPGARLPAVGKSCRIEIGEPIETESFRRPGEQRQAWRELTDTVMDAIAGLSGQRRAGDSSVVRLPERAAVVTADKQLASVS from the coding sequence ATGACCACGTACAGCGGTGCCGGGGCGGCTCAACGACGACTTCGAGCTGCGAGCCGGCCCGTCGTCAGACGACTCTGGGACATCGAGGTGATCGGCTACGACCGATTGCCCGAGACCGGTGGGGCCATCCTGTGCCCCAACCACATCAGCTTTCTCGATTCGGCGTTCCTGATGCTGACCGCACCTCGGAACATCTCGTTCCTGGGCAAAGCCGAGTACCTCGACTCGTGGTCGACACGGTTCTTGTTCCCGGCGCTCGGGATGATCCCGGTCGATCGGTCGGGCGGTCGCCAGTCGGTCGAAGCGCTCGATTCGGCAGCCGAGGTGCTTCGCCGCGGTGAGCTGTTCGGCGTGTTCCCGGAGGGGACGCGCAGCCGGACCGGAGCGCTCGGCAACGGCCACACCGGAGCCGCCCGCCTCGCCACCCGCACCGGAGTGCCGATCTACCCGGTCGGCATCACCGGCACCGACGAGATCCAGGCACCGGGCGCCCGGCTGCCGGCGGTCGGCAAATCGTGTCGGATCGAGATCGGCGAGCCCATCGAGACCGAGTCGTTCCGTCGCCCCGGTGAGCAACGTCAGGCCTGGCGCGAGCTCACCGACACGGTGATGGACGCCATCGCCGGACTGTCGGGGCAACGCCGAGCCGGCGATTCGAGTGTCGTGCGTCTCCCGGAGCGCGCCGCCGTCGTCACCGCCGACAAGCAACTCGCTTCTGTCTCCTGA